A portion of the Alphaproteobacteria bacterium genome contains these proteins:
- the thpR gene encoding RNA 2',3'-cyclic phosphodiesterase: MNARLFLGITLPPSLCKQLANLPELPAHCKPTAPHNYHLTLAFIGEVDRDLIDIIHPAMADINAFDFPLAVRGLGRFDHRILWAGLTSHSHLHDLHQRILSALDAAHIPFDFKPYKPHITLARLRNSVDKEAVEAYITANADLQSSSFMVEQFHLYESVSTAHGVQYTPIASYELKHI; encoded by the coding sequence ATGAACGCAAGACTTTTTCTTGGCATTACTCTGCCGCCATCCTTATGCAAACAGCTTGCAAATTTGCCCGAACTACCGGCACATTGCAAACCCACTGCCCCGCATAACTATCACCTGACGCTGGCTTTTATTGGTGAAGTAGATCGCGATCTTATTGATATAATTCACCCTGCAATGGCCGACATAAACGCTTTTGACTTCCCGCTGGCTGTACGGGGATTGGGGCGATTTGACCACCGCATATTATGGGCAGGCCTCACCAGCCATAGCCACTTGCACGATTTACACCAACGTATTCTATCTGCGCTGGATGCTGCGCATATTCCTTTCGATTTCAAGCCCTATAAGCCGCACATAACATTGGCGCGTTTGCGAAATTCGGTAGATAAGGAAGCTGTAGAGGCTTATATAACCGCAAATGCTGATTTACAGAGTTCAAGCTTTATGGTTGAGCAATTTCACTTATATGAATCCGTTTCTACCGCGCATGGGGTGCAATATACCCCCATCGCCAGCTATGAACTCAAACATATCTAG
- a CDS encoding M14 family metallopeptidase, translated as MQPHVLNQLPEGFLDALPRHMEQLLGGPALIHIDGEKKAPRFVYILLHGNEHSGLFAIQALLKKYQKTNAPLPRALLLFIGNVRAAHYNCRLMPGQKDYNRIWDGQGDSEEHALARYVLKYAQSQSLFAAIDIHNNTGANPHYGCVNFLDKQTLNLARMFSRTLVYFTEPHEVLANAFGRFCPAITVECGLSGEWHGVEHAFELLESALLAKDLITEPLHPENVDIYESKVRVKLPKNAIFDFGNDNAQVDFRFPDNFEHLNFVQQPKDALLGWRFNPNVCLSVVDNNGVEVAEEYIYYKGQEIRMKRDVVPSMFTKDKQAVITDCLGYFMLQRSLPQPLPTC; from the coding sequence ATGCAGCCACACGTGCTTAATCAATTACCGGAAGGGTTTTTGGATGCCCTGCCACGGCATATGGAACAGTTATTGGGCGGCCCAGCGTTAATTCATATAGACGGGGAAAAAAAAGCCCCGCGATTCGTTTATATCCTGCTTCATGGCAACGAGCATAGTGGGTTGTTTGCCATACAGGCCTTGCTCAAAAAATATCAAAAAACCAATGCACCTCTGCCACGCGCATTGCTGTTGTTTATAGGTAATGTCAGGGCAGCACATTACAATTGCCGCCTTATGCCCGGGCAAAAAGACTATAACCGCATTTGGGACGGACAAGGCGACAGTGAAGAACATGCACTGGCGCGCTACGTGCTGAAATATGCGCAATCACAATCGCTATTTGCGGCAATAGACATTCATAATAACACCGGAGCAAATCCGCATTATGGTTGCGTGAATTTTCTAGACAAGCAAACGCTTAATTTGGCGCGTATGTTCAGCCGAACATTGGTATATTTTACCGAGCCTCACGAAGTATTAGCAAACGCCTTTGGCCGGTTTTGCCCTGCAATTACGGTGGAATGTGGGCTTTCTGGGGAATGGCATGGGGTGGAACATGCTTTTGAATTGCTGGAATCTGCACTTTTGGCAAAAGACCTTATAACCGAGCCGTTGCATCCTGAAAATGTAGATATATATGAATCTAAAGTGCGGGTGAAACTACCTAAAAATGCAATTTTTGACTTCGGAAATGATAATGCGCAAGTGGATTTTCGTTTTCCAGATAATTTTGAGCATTTGAACTTTGTGCAACAACCAAAAGATGCTTTATTGGGCTGGCGTTTTAATCCGAATGTCTGCCTGTCGGTTGTTGATAACAATGGTGTAGAAGTGGCAGAGGAATATATCTATTACAAAGGGCAGGAAATTCGTATGAAACGCGACGTTGTGCCTTCCATGTTCACTAAAGACAAGCAAGCAGTTATTACGGATTGCTTAGGTTACTTTATGTTGCAGCGCTCCTTGCCGCAACCGCTGCCAACCTGCTAG
- a CDS encoding glutamate--cysteine ligase: protein MGQEIDSAAFSEHDFAEFQQKLDAETALLQGMFDTQLFAQAQPMVGMELEAWLVDKNFAPVAEYENFIAKLSDPLVGPELSQYNFELNNTPQTLNSDGKALLHIAKELSATWDDCVRNAENLGLHAVAIGIIPTLRDQMLTKNVMAISNRYHALNQQLFSMRGNTPLSFHIDEGESLHVEQADIMLEAAATSLQVHFQVGQRAAVRTYNASIIASAACVAISANAPYLYGRALWEETRIAVFERAVPSGNLRDKEGKVIGRVGFGSGYAQDSLFEAFAENLSGYPPILPVTLEEDKKTLPHLRLHNGTIWRWNRPLVGFDSKTGKASLRIEHRTMSAGPTISDTMANIAFYLGLTHALATQNTPPETMLAFAQAKDNFYDAAKYGLAANVQWLDGATHNLQQLCAEVLIPLARQGLEALHIDEASIVEYIDNILAPRIKNGKTGAAWQKAYIAEHGTDFAAMTGTYIKQQATNIPVHLWQI, encoded by the coding sequence ATGGGGCAGGAAATAGACAGCGCTGCATTCAGTGAACATGATTTTGCTGAATTTCAACAAAAATTAGACGCTGAAACAGCACTGTTGCAGGGCATGTTTGACACTCAGCTATTTGCCCAAGCGCAGCCCATGGTGGGAATGGAACTTGAAGCGTGGCTGGTAGACAAAAATTTTGCACCCGTAGCCGAATATGAAAACTTTATCGCAAAGCTAAGTGATCCGTTGGTGGGGCCAGAATTATCGCAATATAATTTTGAGCTGAACAATACACCACAAACATTAAATAGCGATGGTAAGGCGCTGTTGCATATAGCAAAAGAATTAAGCGCTACATGGGACGACTGTGTTAGAAACGCCGAAAATCTTGGGCTACATGCGGTGGCGATTGGCATTATCCCAACCTTGCGCGATCAGATGCTCACCAAAAATGTTATGGCGATTTCTAACCGATACCATGCCCTGAACCAGCAGCTTTTTTCGATGCGTGGCAACACCCCGCTATCGTTTCATATAGATGAAGGAGAATCGCTGCATGTTGAGCAGGCAGATATTATGCTGGAGGCGGCAGCCACATCGCTTCAAGTGCATTTTCAGGTGGGGCAAAGGGCGGCAGTGCGCACCTATAACGCTTCGATTATAGCCTCGGCAGCCTGTGTGGCGATTTCAGCTAATGCGCCGTATTTATATGGGCGCGCACTATGGGAAGAAACGCGTATTGCTGTATTTGAGCGTGCTGTTCCCAGCGGTAATTTGCGCGATAAAGAGGGTAAAGTAATAGGTAGGGTGGGATTTGGTAGTGGTTATGCGCAAGATTCATTGTTTGAGGCTTTTGCCGAAAATCTTTCCGGCTACCCGCCTATTTTGCCAGTGACGCTGGAGGAAGACAAAAAAACCTTACCGCATCTACGTTTGCATAATGGCACAATATGGCGCTGGAACCGGCCATTGGTGGGGTTTGATAGCAAAACTGGCAAAGCAAGCCTGCGGATTGAGCATCGCACTATGTCGGCAGGGCCTACCATAAGCGATACAATGGCAAATATCGCGTTTTATCTTGGGCTAACCCATGCGCTGGCAACACAAAACACTCCACCTGAGACCATGTTGGCATTTGCACAAGCGAAAGATAATTTTTATGATGCCGCAAAATATGGCTTAGCTGCTAATGTGCAATGGCTGGATGGGGCAACCCATAATTTGCAGCAGCTATGCGCTGAGGTATTGATACCCTTAGCGCGCCAAGGGCTGGAAGCCTTGCACATAGATGAGGCAAGTATTGTTGAATATATAGATAATATTTTAGCCCCACGCATAAAAAACGGCAAGACGGGCGCAGCATGGCAAAAAGCCTATATTGCCGAACATGGCACTGATTTTGCAGCAATGACAGGCACTTACATTAAGCAGCAAGCCACAAATATTCCTGTGCATTTATGGCAGATTTAA
- a CDS encoding impB/mucB/samB family protein: MIFDHSQHPAAQLRWIYIDFNSYFASVEQQLNPQLRGKPVVVTPVDSDFTSAIAASYEAKAFGIKTGTPIHEAKRLCKDVICVLANHENYVSFHNRIRSEVEKHIPITKVCSIDEVACRLMDNETAPERAIEISMAIKRGLAENIGEAVTCSIGIAPNMFLAKVAGEMQKPDGLVVLPLADLPGPLLRLKLNDIPGIGRNMNERLHRKGISNMQGLWKLSPLELRKAWGSVWGERMWYYLRGAELQEQPTTRRSIGHSHVLSPEVRPPDKARLVARRLTLKAASRLRRMNFYAAYFSVSVRLENGRRHFAESHCYRAQDSLTFLHLLDKHWQEIAAQIGTERIKKVSINMQHLVDANDLQPELLPELPEQDLKSRKKWESMSQALDKINQRYGRDTISIGGETDQKKGFTGTKIAFTRIPDEEEFRE, from the coding sequence ATGATATTTGACCATTCGCAACATCCGGCAGCGCAACTTCGGTGGATATATATCGACTTCAATAGTTACTTTGCCAGTGTTGAACAACAGCTTAACCCGCAATTGCGCGGCAAGCCTGTTGTGGTGACGCCAGTAGACAGCGATTTTACATCGGCTATTGCCGCAAGCTATGAAGCAAAAGCCTTTGGCATAAAAACCGGCACGCCCATTCATGAGGCCAAGCGGTTATGTAAGGATGTGATATGTGTGCTGGCCAACCACGAAAACTATGTGTCATTTCACAACCGCATTCGCAGCGAAGTAGAAAAACACATCCCCATCACCAAAGTATGCTCTATAGATGAAGTGGCGTGTCGGTTAATGGATAACGAAACCGCCCCCGAACGCGCCATTGAAATCTCCATGGCTATCAAGCGCGGCCTTGCTGAAAATATTGGCGAAGCTGTCACATGCTCTATCGGCATAGCGCCCAATATGTTTTTAGCCAAAGTTGCCGGAGAAATGCAGAAACCTGACGGGTTAGTTGTGTTGCCGCTGGCCGATTTGCCCGGCCCTTTGCTAAGGCTTAAGCTCAATGATATTCCAGGTATTGGCCGTAATATGAACGAGCGGTTACATCGCAAAGGCATCAGCAATATGCAGGGCTTATGGAAACTCAGCCCCCTCGAATTGCGCAAAGCCTGGGGCAGCGTTTGGGGCGAGCGTATGTGGTATTATCTGCGCGGTGCCGAATTGCAAGAACAACCCACCACACGTCGCAGTATAGGCCACAGCCATGTACTATCCCCTGAAGTGCGGCCGCCAGATAAAGCACGTTTGGTGGCACGTCGGCTAACCTTAAAAGCAGCAAGTCGATTGCGGCGTATGAACTTTTATGCCGCATATTTTAGTGTATCTGTGAGGTTAGAAAATGGCAGACGCCATTTTGCCGAAAGCCATTGTTATCGTGCGCAAGACAGCCTTACTTTTTTACACCTGCTTGATAAACATTGGCAGGAAATTGCTGCGCAAATAGGTACAGAACGGATAAAAAAAGTTTCAATAAACATGCAACATCTTGTGGATGCTAACGACTTGCAGCCGGAACTTCTGCCGGAATTGCCTGAGCAAGATCTGAAATCTCGCAAAAAATGGGAAAGCATGTCGCAAGCTTTGGACAAAATCAACCAACGCTATGGCCGTGACACCATTTCTATTGGCGGCGAAACCGACCAGAAAAAAGGATTTACGGGAACAAAAATTGCGTTTACGCGTATTCCGGATGAAGAAGAATTCAGAGAATAA
- a CDS encoding NUDIX hydrolase, with product MTANILHETERLKLIEEDGWQYVQRKNASGIVIMVAVTSENALVLVEQYRTPVHARVLELPAGIAGDINASETLAVAANRELEEETGYYAHDATLLFEGSVSPGLASETLTFFYMNKLEKRGSGGGVDDENITVHHVPLAEAEAFFTQFRNNGGMVDCKVYTGLHWAQQQCKA from the coding sequence ATGACAGCAAATATTTTACATGAAACCGAGCGTTTAAAGCTTATCGAAGAAGATGGCTGGCAATATGTACAGCGCAAAAATGCCAGCGGCATCGTTATCATGGTCGCCGTTACTTCTGAAAACGCACTTGTTTTGGTAGAGCAATATCGTACGCCAGTACATGCGCGAGTGCTGGAGCTTCCTGCCGGAATAGCAGGTGATATTAACGCCAGCGAAACATTGGCAGTGGCGGCCAACCGCGAACTGGAAGAAGAAACGGGTTATTATGCCCATGATGCAACATTGTTGTTCGAAGGCAGTGTATCGCCCGGACTTGCTAGCGAAACTCTGACGTTTTTCTATATGAACAAATTAGAAAAACGCGGCAGCGGTGGCGGGGTGGATGACGAAAACATTACGGTACATCATGTGCCATTGGCCGAAGCCGAAGCTTTTTTTACGCAGTTTCGTAACAACGGCGGAATGGTAGATTGCAAAGTTTATACGGGATTGCACTGGGCGCAGCAACAGTGCAAGGCTTAG
- the msrA gene encoding peptide-methionine (S)-S-oxide reductase MsrA, with the protein MTIEKATFGAGCFWGVEEAFRNVNGVAGTQVGYTGGVIDDPEYKQVCSGKTGHAEVVEVTFDTEIIAYAQLLDIFWNLHDPTTLNRQGPDVGSQYRSMIFTHSLEQKEAAKLSKASAQKQFKKPIVTQILPAPAFWPAEEYHQKYLLKRGYGVCRS; encoded by the coding sequence ATGACAATTGAAAAAGCTACATTTGGTGCCGGATGTTTTTGGGGTGTGGAAGAAGCTTTCCGCAATGTGAACGGCGTTGCCGGAACGCAAGTAGGCTATACTGGTGGAGTCATAGACGACCCTGAATATAAGCAGGTTTGCAGTGGAAAAACTGGCCATGCCGAAGTGGTGGAAGTCACGTTTGATACAGAAATTATTGCCTATGCGCAACTGCTTGACATTTTCTGGAATCTGCATGACCCCACAACATTAAACCGGCAAGGCCCTGATGTGGGTTCGCAATATCGCTCCATGATATTCACCCATTCGTTGGAGCAAAAAGAAGCGGCTAAACTATCCAAGGCATCTGCACAAAAACAATTTAAAAAGCCAATAGTGACGCAAATTCTTCCTGCGCCCGCCTTTTGGCCAGCAGAAGAATATCACCAAAAATATTTGTTAAAACGCGGATACGGCGTGTGTCGCAGCTAA